From Ostrinia nubilalis chromosome 9, ilOstNubi1.1, whole genome shotgun sequence, one genomic window encodes:
- the LOC135074569 gene encoding evolutionarily conserved signaling intermediate in Toll pathway, mitochondrial-like, which translates to MATKILRALLRTKPSSVMIKRFENTEKTVTVYDPFGNKPSKDKTTYLQVIKMFEERDTRRRGHVEFIYAAMARMKEFGVQKDLEVYKALIDVLPKGKFIPTNIFQAEFMHYPKQQQCAVDLLEQMEDNGVMPDSEVEQMLLNIFGRRGIPLRKFWRMLYWMPKFRNLTPWYLPPELPNDTLELARLAIQRITSVDPGTAVDVWQTEEIEASLDKTWIVSGQSDSQKVLLEEQPPDEALVIKGPYQVYLRDQAVTYFTLLGKIREEIKDDTDPDDVSNIEKPPGIPGIGSTKLPSVKCTVHEQDDGTIVAICATGTSSRDSLLSWIRLLEKNGNPVLSRIPVIFTLTAPPSDISIQETQPQKDESNVS; encoded by the exons ATGGCTACAAAGATACTGAGGGCTCTTTTGCGTACAAAACCATCATCGGTTATGATAAAGAGATTCGAAAATACTGAAAAAACAGTGACAGTGTATGACCCTTTTGGAAATAAGCCATCGAAAGACAAAACAACGTATTTACAGGTTATAAAAATGTTCGAGGAACGAGACACAAGACGAAGAGGTCATGTCGAATTTATTTACGCCGCTATGGCTAGAATGAAGGAGTTTGGTGTACAAAAAGACCTAGAAGTTTATAAGGCTTTAATAGACGTGTTACCCAAAGGAAAATTTATTCCTACAAACATTTTCCAGGCTGAGTTCATGCATTATCCAAAACAGCAACAGTGTGCTGTCGATTTGTTAGAACAAATGGAGGACAATG GAGTAATGCCAGACAGTGAGGTAGAACAAATGCTTCTAAATATATTTGGTAGGCGAGGTATTCCATTAAGAAAATTCTGGAGAATGTTATATTGGATGCCTAAATTCAGGAATCTTACCCCGTGGTATCTTCCACCAGAATTGCCAAATGATACTCTGGAATTGGCAAGGTTGGCAATACAAAGAATCACTTCTGTCGACCCTGGCACAGCTGTAGATGTCTGGCAG ACAGAAGAAATAGAAGCATCGCTAGACAAGACATGGATAGTGTCTGGTCAGAGTGACAGCCAAAAGGTTTTGCTAGAGGAACAGCCACCAGATGAAGCTCTAGTCATAAAGGGGCCTTATCAAGTCTACTTGAGGGATCAAGCAGTAACCTACTTCACTCTTCTAGGAAAAATTAGAGAGGAAATAAAAGATGATACTGACCCTGATG aTGTTTCCAACATTGAAAAGCCTCCAGGTATACCTGGCATAGGAAGTACAAAGTTACCATCTGTCAAGTGCACTGTTCATGAACAAGATGATGGTACCATTGTTGCAATTTGTGCTACTG GTACTTCATCAAGGGATTCTCTACTATCATGGATTAGATTACTGGAAAAAAATGGAAACCCAGTTTTATCTAGAATACCTGTAATATTCACACTAACTGCACCTCCTTCGGATATATCAATACAAGAAACTCAGCCTCAAAAAGATGAAAGTAATGTTAGTTAA
- the LOC135074570 gene encoding TM2 domain-containing protein CG10795-like, with the protein MSRKEFACFVQIFLLLMACIDASDEAKSDKIEAVDCSTLRLGQYICPDPSINPIDPDTQQYRGCTKGEKIPSEGEAEVQCIAADLIICKETNSSTFKKKLPCKWTNGYSLEIALLLSVFLGMFGLDRFYLGYPGVGLAKLCTLGFMFIGQLLDIILIAAQVVGPSDGSAYVIPYFGAGVSVVRSDNESYLLPQADWHNIT; encoded by the exons ATGTCTCGTAAGGAGTTTGCTTGTtttgtacaaatatttttactgCTCATGGCATGTATAGATGCTTCTGATGAAGCAAAGAGTGATAAAATCGAGGCTGTGGACTGCAGCACATTGCGATTAGGACAGTACATTTGTCCAGATCCGAGTATAAACCCTATAGATCCTGACACGCAGCAGTACCGCGGGTGTACAAAGGGTGAAAAGATACCGTCTGAAGGAGAAGCTGAGG TACAATGTATAGCAGCAGACCTAATCATTTGTAAGGAGACAAATAGTTCAACATTCAAAAAGAAACTCCCATGCAAATGGAC aaatggATACTCTTTGGAGATAGCACTGTTGCTGTCAGTGTTTTTGGGCATGTTTGGCCTGGATCGGTTCTACCTCGGCTATCCAGGAGTTGGGCTGGCTAAGCTCTGCACATTGGGATTTATGTTTATTGGCCAACTTCTTGACATTATTCTTATAGCTGCTCAG GTTGTAGGACCATCTGATGGTTCAGCCTATGTCATACCATACTTTGGAGCAGGAGTGTCCGTTGTCCGCAGCGACAATGAGTCGTACCTGCTCCCCCAAGCTGACTGGCACAACATCACCTGA